The proteins below come from a single Malus domestica chromosome 03, GDT2T_hap1 genomic window:
- the LOC103425253 gene encoding aluminum-activated malate transporter 2-like: MASPAICDRNNRNDGENGSWSMGLCGKVMNKVVEFPIKLKKLGQDDPRRVVHSLKVGLAVLLVSLLYYVQPVYNGLGDTTMWAVITVVVVFEFSVGATLGRGLNRILATFLAGALGFGVHHLASISGEIGHPILIGIFVFLLAASVTFIRFFPRMKARFDYGLLIFILTFCLISVSGYREEEILEMAHKRVSTILIGAFTAVFVCIFICPVWAGDDLHNLVANNIEKLGSFLEGFGDEYFKVAGNGESNRAHLQGYTSVLNSKQSEETQANFARWEPRHGKFRYRHPWRHYLKIGNLNQQCAYRIETLNGYLNSEIQTPLNIQSNKVQELCMKMSSESGKALKELAWALKTMTEPCAAASSHITKSRAAANNLTSMFRTSAAAAAGEGGYQVRLQDMVPAVTVASLLSDVVAYAEQIEKSIQELASFPHVQFKSAEPKTLQSCNTSSSNVGPHHVITMDRLASLQVQEPHKEIGTKLQRVSSAI, translated from the exons ATGGCGTCTCCAGCAATTTGTGATCGGAACAATCGCAATGAtggagaaaatggcagttggTCGATGGGTTTGTGTGGGAAGGTAATGAATAAGGTGGTGGAATTtccaataaaattaaagaagcTTGGACAAGATGATCCCAGAAGGGTTGTTCATTCTCTTAAAGTTGGATTAGCAGTTCTTTTGGTGTCATTGCTCTATTACGTCCAGCCCGTCTATAACGGCCTTGGTGACACTACCATGTGGGCTGTTATAACTGTGGTTGTTGTCTTCGAATTTTCAGTAG GAGCAACATTAGGAAGAGGTTTAAACAGGATCTTGGCCACATTCCTAGCAGGTGCTCTAGGATTTGGTGTTCATCACCTGGCAAGTATTTCTGGAGAAATAGGTCATCCGATTCTCATCGGCATCTTCGTCTTTCTACTAG CTGCATCGGTGACATTTATACGTTTCTTTCCACGGATGAAGGCGAGATTTGACTATGGACTGCTCATTTTTATCTTGACATTCTGTTTGATATCGGTGTCGGGATACAGAGAAGAGGAGATACTAGAAATGGCTCACAAGAGGGTGTCGACAATCCTCATAGGTGCCTTTACAGCTGTTTTTGTGTGCATTTTCATTTGCCCGGTATGGGCTGGTGATGATCTGCACAATTTAGTTGCCAATAACATTGAAAAGCTCGGGAGCTTCTTGGAAG GTTTTGGGGATGAATACTTCAAAGTAGCTGGCAATGGAGAATCTAATAGGGCACATTTGCAAGGATATACTAGTGTTCTCAATTCAAAACAGAGTGAAGAAACTCAG GCCAATTTTGCAAGGTGGGAGCCTAGACATGGAAAGTTTAGGTACCGTCATCCTTGGAGGCACTATCTCAAAATCGGAAACTTAAACCAGCAATGCGCCTACCGGATTGAAACTCTCAATGGCTACCTCAACTCTGAAATCCAG ACACCATTGAACATCCAAAGCAACAAAGTTCAGGAGCTgtgcatgaagatgagttcagaATCAGGCAAAGCACTGAAAGAGCTAGCATGGGCACTCAAAACAATGACTGAGCCATGCGCTGCTGCCAGCTCCCACATAACAAAATCAAGAGCTGCAGCCAACAATCTCACATCCATGTTTAGGACTAGTGCAGCGGCAGCGGCAGGAGAGGGTGGATATCAAGTTCGCCTCCAAGACATGGTGCCCGCTGTGACCGTTGCTTCGCTGCTAAGCGACGTCGTTGCTTACGCCGAACAAATTGAGAAGTCCATTCAGGAACTGGCCTCCTTTCCACATGTGCAGTTCAAGAGTGCAGAACCAAAAACATTGCAGTCATGTAATACCTCTTCCAGCAACGTGGGACCGCATCATGTCATCACGATGGATCGATTAGCATCTCTACAAGTTCAAGAACCACACAAGGAAATTGGAACCAAATTACAAAGAGTTAGTAGCGCCATATGA